From Solidesulfovibrio carbinoliphilus subsp. oakridgensis, the proteins below share one genomic window:
- a CDS encoding membrane protein, translating to MSKTALKNLVLGLVAAAILAAMSAMAVTSRLNVHPDELDHINAGRYFMRYWDFPAMDDPRLAHTFSNYGVTYLQQLDVVYFFAGKFARLVLPLAGQDYLALRFFNVFLFAILMVLFLRLPDEKKIAFLPLFITPQVWYVFSYFNGDAFPFFLTFCMVYCVARLDPPVCPLPLSLHNRDMRRLLWLGVLLGLVCISKQNYYVFAGFLLAFFWVCGRAAHDLRAAAKNAAVVFLLAGVLFAGRWSYNVYVNRTVRPEVPTQNAEKYAQEDYKPSAQEAGTQFWGLRMREQGLTYPQLFSLWTWHIWSFRTSFGVYDYLKIYAPFVYYRYIGYLLWTVMGALAVSLVLQGGPGGLSAVLAFLLFAGLTVFQSTWHSWVNDFQAQGRYLFPIGAMAGMVLARFSKGANRSLPFILPLAVGMLVLSFYSFVFVGLTNIPK from the coding sequence ATGTCCAAAACCGCGCTCAAAAATCTCGTGCTCGGCCTCGTGGCCGCCGCCATCCTGGCGGCCATGAGCGCCATGGCCGTAACGAGCCGCCTAAACGTCCACCCGGACGAACTCGACCACATCAACGCCGGCCGGTACTTCATGCGGTACTGGGATTTTCCGGCCATGGACGACCCGCGGCTGGCCCATACCTTCAGCAACTACGGCGTCACCTACCTGCAACAGCTCGATGTGGTCTATTTCTTTGCCGGCAAATTCGCCCGGCTCGTCCTGCCCCTGGCCGGACAGGACTACCTGGCCCTGCGCTTTTTCAACGTCTTTCTCTTCGCCATCCTGATGGTCCTCTTCCTGCGTCTGCCGGACGAGAAAAAAATCGCCTTTCTGCCGCTTTTCATCACGCCCCAGGTCTGGTACGTCTTCAGCTATTTCAACGGCGACGCCTTCCCCTTCTTCCTCACCTTCTGCATGGTCTACTGCGTCGCCCGCCTTGATCCACCGGTCTGCCCACTGCCCTTGTCCCTGCACAACCGCGACATGCGCCGCCTGCTTTGGCTCGGCGTCCTCCTTGGGCTGGTCTGCATTTCCAAGCAGAACTACTACGTGTTTGCGGGCTTTTTGCTGGCCTTTTTCTGGGTCTGCGGCCGGGCCGCCCACGACCTGCGGGCCGCGGCCAAAAACGCGGCCGTGGTCTTCCTCCTGGCCGGGGTCCTTTTTGCCGGCCGCTGGAGCTACAACGTCTACGTCAACCGAACGGTCAGGCCCGAAGTGCCGACGCAAAACGCCGAAAAATACGCCCAGGAAGACTACAAACCCTCGGCCCAGGAGGCCGGCACCCAGTTCTGGGGCCTTCGGATGCGCGAGCAAGGCCTCACCTATCCCCAGCTTTTCAGCCTCTGGACCTGGCACATCTGGAGCTTTCGCACCTCCTTTGGCGTCTACGACTACCTGAAAATCTACGCGCCCTTCGTCTACTACCGTTACATCGGCTACCTGCTGTGGACGGTCATGGGGGCCCTGGCCGTGTCCCTGGTCCTCCAGGGCGGTCCGGGCGGCCTGTCCGCGGTGCTGGCCTTTCTCCTGTTCGCCGGGCTGACCGTCTTCCAGTCCACCTGGCACTCCTGGGTCAACGACTTCCAGGCCCAGGGCCGCTACCTCTTCCCCATCGGGGCCATGGCCGGCATGGTGCTGGCCCGGTTCTCCAAGGGAGCCAACCGCAGCCTGCCCTTCATCCTTCCCCTGGCCGTGGGCATGCTCGTGTTGTCGTTTTATTCCTTCGTCTTCGTCGGCCTCACAAACATCCCGAAATAG
- a CDS encoding methyltransferase domain-containing protein has product MDIPRIFTITESAHRIHNPFTPEKLATLGAALRLESGDRVLDLGSGSGEMLCTWARDYGVIGTGIDMSRLFTEQAKRRAVELGVADQVQFIHGDAAGYVSDEKAGVAACVGATWIGGGVAGTTALLARSLRTGGSILIGEPYWRQLPPTEEVAKGCLAGASSDFFLLPELLASFGRLGYDVVEMVLADQDGWDRYEAAKWLTMRRWLEANPDDELAKEVRAKLASEPERYATYTREYLGWGVFALMPR; this is encoded by the coding sequence GTGGACATTCCACGGATATTCACCATCACGGAAAGCGCGCACCGTATCCACAACCCGTTCACCCCAGAAAAGCTTGCCACTCTTGGCGCGGCGCTGCGTCTGGAATCGGGGGACCGGGTGCTCGACCTCGGCAGCGGTTCGGGGGAGATGCTGTGCACCTGGGCACGCGATTACGGCGTCATCGGCACCGGTATCGACATGAGCCGGTTGTTCACCGAGCAGGCGAAGCGCCGTGCTGTGGAACTCGGCGTCGCCGATCAAGTCCAGTTCATCCATGGCGATGCTGCCGGCTATGTCTCTGACGAGAAGGCCGGTGTGGCAGCCTGTGTCGGCGCCACGTGGATCGGCGGGGGAGTTGCCGGCACTACCGCGCTTCTGGCGCGGAGCCTGCGCACCGGAGGGAGCATCCTCATCGGCGAACCCTATTGGCGGCAGTTGCCGCCGACGGAAGAGGTCGCCAAGGGATGTCTTGCCGGCGCAAGCTCCGACTTTTTCCTGCTTCCGGAACTTCTCGCGTCTTTCGGCCGCCTTGGCTACGACGTCGTGGAAATGGTTCTGGCTGACCAGGACGGCTGGGACAGATACGAGGCGGCCAAATGGCTCACCATGCGCCGATGGCTTGAAGCCAATCCCGACGACGAGTTGGCGAAAGAGGTTCGAGCCAAGCTGGCCTCGGAGCCCGAGCGCTACGCCACGTACACGCGTGAATACCTGGGCTGGGGTGTGTTCGCGCTGATGCCGCGGTGA
- a CDS encoding ISL3 family transposase yields MKDTDLYSRILGLSDPWFVADVELDTAGGRVDVHVDHVAGVRWRCPTCGRELACRDHAEPRVWRHLDTCQFKTFLHARIPRVECPEHGVLQVRVPWAEAKGRFTLLMERLIIDVLRECATVSGTCRLMRISWDEAWNVMDRAVRRGQTRKKTTPARYLGIDEKAFRKGHDYMTVVCDLLGGTVEFVAQDRKTESLEDYYRQFTAQQLERIRAVAMDMWEPYFKATIKHVPDAAHKIVHDRFHIMQHVGQAVDKVRRQEHRELLRQEDERLKGTKYIWLYREENLPDKHRPTLEALKATNLKVAKAWAMKESLAGLWNYLSVGWAKRFMKRWLTWVRKSDLPPMRKVGEMLSRHLDNILTFCRHRITNGAAEGLNSKIMAIKRRACGYRNREHFKTAIYFFCGGLDLYPRQA; encoded by the coding sequence ATGAAGGACACGGACCTGTATTCTCGGATTCTGGGGCTGAGTGACCCGTGGTTTGTTGCCGACGTCGAGTTGGACACGGCGGGAGGCCGGGTGGACGTCCATGTTGATCATGTTGCCGGTGTCCGCTGGCGCTGTCCGACCTGTGGTCGCGAACTGGCTTGTCGGGATCATGCCGAGCCTCGGGTATGGCGTCACCTCGACACCTGCCAGTTCAAGACCTTCCTTCATGCCCGGATTCCGCGCGTCGAGTGCCCCGAGCACGGCGTGCTTCAGGTGAGAGTGCCTTGGGCCGAGGCTAAAGGGCGTTTTACCTTGCTCATGGAGCGCTTGATCATCGATGTGTTGCGCGAGTGCGCCACCGTGTCCGGCACCTGCCGGCTCATGCGGATCAGCTGGGATGAGGCCTGGAACGTCATGGATCGAGCCGTCCGGCGAGGGCAAACCAGGAAGAAGACCACCCCCGCACGCTATCTTGGTATCGATGAGAAGGCCTTCCGCAAAGGTCACGACTACATGACCGTGGTCTGCGACCTGCTTGGCGGAACAGTGGAGTTTGTGGCCCAGGATCGCAAGACCGAGAGCCTCGAGGACTATTACCGGCAGTTCACGGCGCAGCAACTCGAGCGCATCCGGGCCGTGGCCATGGACATGTGGGAACCGTACTTCAAGGCCACGATCAAGCACGTGCCCGATGCGGCGCACAAGATCGTCCATGACCGCTTTCACATCATGCAGCACGTGGGCCAGGCCGTGGACAAGGTCCGCCGGCAGGAACATCGCGAACTGCTCCGCCAGGAAGACGAACGCCTCAAGGGCACCAAGTACATCTGGCTTTACCGGGAAGAGAATCTGCCGGACAAGCACCGACCGACCTTGGAAGCCCTGAAGGCCACGAACCTGAAGGTGGCCAAGGCCTGGGCGATGAAAGAAAGCCTGGCCGGATTGTGGAACTACCTCAGCGTCGGCTGGGCAAAGCGGTTCATGAAACGCTGGCTGACCTGGGTGAGGAAGTCAGACTTGCCCCCGATGCGCAAGGTCGGGGAGATGCTCTCTCGGCATCTGGACAACATCCTGACCTTTTGCCGGCATCGGATCACCAACGGCGCGGCCGAGGGACTCAACAGCAAGATCATGGCCATCAAGCGCAGGGCGTGCGGGTACCGCAATCGGGAGCACTTCAAGACCGCTATCTACTTCTTCTGCGGCGGCCTGGACCTCTATCCTAGACAGGCCTGA